The following coding sequences lie in one Spirosoma sp. KUDC1026 genomic window:
- a CDS encoding penicillin-binding protein 1A, which yields MSIFSPGTYRPFIKTLWQLTLTGIVMLVLYVLAVSYNFLWLFGGMPSLKALENPKSEEASEVYTADNQLLGKYYVENRTPIDISQVSPNVTSALLATEDARFIKHAGIDPRSLFRAVGGLVTFKDASSSGGGSTLTQQTAKNLFDTRREELRGPLGNVPLLGLVIAKTKEWILAVRLERNYTKQEVMMMYLNTVSFGNNTYGIKTAAKTYFSKEPWQLSVEEAALLVGLLKNPTLYNPRLFEERARERRNVVLSQMRKYGFLTEDQFVAYKSKPLKLDFSIENQNTGMAAYFRSVIRDDIKQWIRQYNEENPGADLDLYTSGLKIYTTIDSRMQAYAEEAVMANMRDQQKKFYEHWRGRNPWVKQDDRTKKYVEIPGFIEERAKRTTRYKQLKAGYGDDEAAIWREMRRPIKMKVFVYGGRRNEKDTTMSPLDSIKYYKRLLNTGFMSMDPRSGHVKAWVGGINFKHMKFDHVRQSRRQPGSTFKPFVYLTAMDQGFVTPCSHITDQPTTFAHGEDNNNGPAWTPKNSTGRYSFRSLSLREALGQSINTVSAQLIKKTRAGAVIKYAHEMGIQSNDLREDPTLCLGTSDVSVYEMVSAYCAFANGGTRVRPMVIWRIEDKNGNVLKKFTPDANQVISANRAYEMLHLMRGAVEEPGGTAQRLKSQYKLLEGGNEIAAKTGTTSNYSDAWFMGMTQNLVSGLWVGGDDRSIHFRSIELGQGGRMAMPAWAMYMQKVYKDPTLTNYRPEPFRKPNNFKIDCGGVYIDSAQRYIPPKVAPEVEDEMLQ from the coding sequence ATGTCTATATTCTCGCCCGGTACCTACCGGCCTTTTATTAAAACGCTCTGGCAACTCACGCTGACTGGCATTGTCATGCTGGTTCTGTATGTTCTCGCCGTCAGCTATAATTTTCTATGGTTGTTTGGCGGAATGCCCAGCCTGAAAGCACTCGAAAACCCGAAAAGCGAAGAAGCATCGGAAGTGTACACGGCCGATAATCAGTTATTGGGCAAATACTACGTCGAAAACCGAACTCCCATCGATATCTCGCAGGTATCGCCCAACGTTACGTCGGCGCTGCTGGCTACAGAAGATGCTCGTTTTATTAAACATGCTGGGATCGACCCCCGGTCGCTGTTCCGGGCGGTTGGCGGTCTCGTTACGTTTAAAGATGCATCCAGTTCGGGTGGTGGCAGTACGCTGACCCAACAGACGGCTAAGAACCTGTTCGATACCCGCCGGGAGGAACTACGGGGGCCCCTGGGCAATGTCCCCTTGCTGGGCCTGGTTATTGCCAAGACCAAAGAATGGATTCTAGCAGTGCGGCTGGAACGAAACTACACCAAGCAGGAGGTCATGATGATGTACCTCAACACAGTGTCATTTGGAAACAATACGTACGGAATCAAGACTGCGGCCAAGACTTATTTCAGTAAAGAACCCTGGCAACTATCGGTTGAAGAAGCGGCTCTACTGGTGGGATTGCTCAAAAACCCGACGCTTTATAACCCGCGTCTCTTTGAAGAACGGGCCAGGGAACGCCGGAATGTTGTTTTGAGTCAGATGCGGAAATACGGCTTCCTGACCGAAGACCAGTTCGTGGCGTACAAGAGCAAACCACTCAAACTCGATTTCAGCATTGAGAACCAGAACACGGGAATGGCGGCTTATTTCCGGTCGGTGATCCGGGATGATATCAAGCAGTGGATTCGGCAGTATAACGAAGAGAATCCGGGTGCTGACCTCGACCTTTACACCAGCGGTCTGAAAATATACACGACCATAGACTCACGCATGCAGGCCTACGCCGAGGAGGCTGTTATGGCTAACATGCGCGATCAGCAGAAGAAATTCTACGAACACTGGCGCGGCCGGAATCCCTGGGTCAAGCAGGACGACCGGACGAAGAAGTACGTCGAAATTCCTGGATTTATTGAGGAACGGGCGAAACGGACAACTCGGTACAAGCAACTCAAGGCGGGGTACGGTGACGACGAAGCCGCTATCTGGCGGGAGATGCGTCGCCCGATCAAGATGAAAGTCTTTGTCTACGGCGGCCGTCGAAACGAGAAAGATACCACCATGAGTCCGCTGGACTCAATCAAGTACTACAAACGATTGCTGAACACCGGCTTTATGTCCATGGACCCCCGTTCCGGCCACGTCAAAGCCTGGGTGGGTGGGATCAATTTTAAACACATGAAGTTCGATCACGTCCGGCAGAGTCGTCGGCAGCCGGGCTCGACCTTCAAGCCGTTTGTGTATCTAACGGCAATGGACCAGGGCTTTGTGACGCCCTGTAGCCATATTACTGATCAGCCAACAACCTTTGCCCACGGTGAGGACAACAACAATGGTCCGGCCTGGACGCCTAAAAACTCGACGGGGCGCTATAGCTTCCGGAGTTTGTCGTTACGGGAAGCACTAGGTCAGTCGATCAATACCGTTAGTGCTCAGTTGATAAAGAAGACCCGGGCGGGGGCGGTTATCAAATACGCCCACGAAATGGGCATTCAAAGTAATGACCTGCGTGAAGACCCGACGCTCTGCTTAGGAACCAGCGACGTATCGGTCTACGAAATGGTATCCGCTTACTGCGCCTTTGCCAACGGTGGTACCCGGGTTCGCCCGATGGTGATCTGGCGGATTGAGGACAAGAACGGCAACGTACTGAAGAAGTTTACGCCCGATGCCAACCAGGTTATCAGCGCCAACCGGGCCTATGAAATGCTTCACCTGATGCGGGGTGCCGTGGAAGAACCCGGCGGTACTGCCCAGCGGCTAAAATCGCAATACAAACTGCTGGAAGGCGGGAACGAAATTGCGGCCAAAACGGGAACGACTTCGAACTACTCCGACGCCTGGTTCATGGGTATGACGCAGAACCTGGTATCTGGACTATGGGTGGGTGGTGATGACCGATCTATTCACTTCCGGTCGATTGAACTGGGGCAGGGCGGTCGGATGGCCATGCCCGCCTGGGCGATGTATATGCAAAAAGTGTACAAAGACCCGACGCTGACGAATTACCGGCCCGAGCCTTTCCGCAAGCCGAACAACTTCAAGATCG
- a CDS encoding tetratricopeptide repeat protein, whose protein sequence is MSRLLFYHIPSIAAVFVLAVGGLISCSQHSSKPLSKGYHNLNAHYNAYVIAREQIDGAEQILFKSRQENYNQLLPVLLPVDSMLAQPVKPQLDDAIKKASLIPERHQNSKWLDNAYILIGRARLLKQDLPNAIEVFKYVNTKGTSEEDKHTALVYLMRAYTEAGDYANAQNVGEYLRTQPLNKINTRDFYLTKAYMHERAGEYLIAVGVLEATFPLLKKGESTARLHLIAGQLYDLLGQPRKALEQYTKVSKSRPNYDQSFYANLYSIQSNGLLGDSKRTSESAALFNQMLNDRKNADLKDKIYYTMGLLEARSGRIDQAINFYKLSIQAAAGNTTQVPQTYAEIGRLYFEKKSDYVRAKAYYDSAMALLPQQSPNYAALAARKKILDEFVLYSTTVRTDDSLIALAGMKSSELNRMLDNVLDKQEKEEKEQQAIAQQITDQAASGTISNVPGATNSNLPPAERWVLYNPIAMSQGRQEFSVRWGNRPLEDDWRRSNKDASASVPGVNSPLNNNPAANAINPNAPLQQPDAPNAVANVDNSSAARQAKKKAMLAKIPFSPAAQIQASQRIENALYQLGKLYKFELDKPAEAITSFEQLLSRYPNTLQKPEIYYLLHLSNEQLGKTSDWKDKLLLEFPNTSYARLVGRGAGQTSGSETQAVAAYTQIYDLYKANNPTEALARADNALSTFVGTQLEDKLALLRIILIGKVQGVDPYRQALNEFVRDYPGSQLLPRVKEMQTLANQSNQLPPK, encoded by the coding sequence ATGTCCCGCTTGCTTTTTTATCATATCCCGTCAATAGCAGCGGTTTTCGTGCTGGCTGTGGGCGGGTTAATTTCCTGCTCTCAGCATAGCTCAAAACCACTTAGCAAAGGCTATCACAATCTGAATGCGCATTATAACGCGTACGTCATTGCCCGTGAGCAGATTGATGGTGCCGAGCAGATCCTGTTCAAATCCCGGCAGGAAAATTACAATCAGCTGCTCCCGGTGCTGCTACCGGTCGATTCTATGCTGGCCCAACCGGTCAAGCCCCAGTTGGACGATGCCATAAAAAAAGCCTCGCTGATTCCCGAACGCCATCAGAACAGCAAATGGCTCGATAACGCCTATATTCTTATTGGCCGGGCGCGTTTGCTGAAGCAGGACCTGCCTAATGCCATCGAAGTATTCAAATACGTAAACACAAAAGGAACCAGCGAAGAAGATAAACACACCGCGCTGGTATACCTGATGCGAGCCTATACCGAAGCCGGTGATTATGCCAACGCCCAAAACGTGGGCGAATACCTTCGTACCCAGCCGTTAAACAAAATTAATACCCGCGACTTCTACCTGACCAAAGCGTACATGCATGAACGGGCAGGTGAATATCTGATCGCCGTTGGGGTGCTGGAAGCGACGTTCCCCCTACTGAAAAAAGGTGAGTCGACGGCTCGGTTGCACCTGATTGCGGGCCAGCTGTATGATTTACTGGGACAGCCCCGGAAAGCGCTTGAACAGTACACGAAGGTATCGAAGTCCCGCCCCAATTACGATCAGTCGTTTTACGCCAACCTGTACTCGATTCAGAGCAATGGCTTGCTAGGCGATTCGAAACGGACTTCAGAGTCGGCAGCTTTATTCAACCAGATGCTGAACGACCGCAAAAACGCCGATCTGAAAGATAAGATCTATTATACGATGGGCCTGCTCGAAGCCCGGAGCGGACGTATCGACCAGGCCATCAACTTTTACAAACTGTCCATTCAGGCAGCGGCTGGCAACACCACACAGGTGCCACAGACCTACGCCGAAATTGGCCGGCTGTATTTCGAGAAGAAATCGGATTACGTCCGGGCAAAAGCCTATTACGACAGTGCGATGGCGCTGTTGCCTCAGCAGTCGCCGAACTATGCGGCCCTGGCTGCCCGGAAGAAAATATTGGATGAGTTTGTGCTTTATAGCACAACAGTTCGCACCGACGATAGTCTGATTGCGTTGGCGGGTATGAAGTCCTCGGAACTGAACCGCATGCTGGATAACGTACTTGACAAGCAGGAAAAAGAAGAAAAGGAACAGCAGGCCATTGCCCAGCAGATTACGGATCAGGCAGCCAGCGGTACCATATCGAACGTACCGGGGGCTACCAACTCAAACCTGCCCCCCGCCGAACGATGGGTTCTTTATAACCCCATTGCCATGAGCCAGGGACGGCAGGAATTTTCAGTACGCTGGGGCAATCGACCGCTGGAAGACGACTGGCGCCGGAGCAACAAAGACGCATCGGCATCAGTGCCGGGCGTCAACAGCCCCCTGAACAACAACCCGGCGGCCAATGCGATCAACCCGAATGCGCCGTTGCAGCAGCCCGATGCGCCTAATGCTGTTGCCAACGTTGATAATTCGTCGGCGGCCCGGCAGGCCAAGAAAAAGGCAATGCTGGCAAAGATTCCGTTTTCGCCAGCCGCCCAGATCCAGGCCAGCCAGCGCATCGAAAATGCCCTCTATCAGTTAGGCAAACTTTATAAGTTTGAACTCGACAAACCCGCTGAAGCCATTACAAGCTTTGAGCAGCTACTTAGTCGCTACCCGAATACGTTACAAAAACCGGAGATTTACTACCTGCTCCACCTTTCGAACGAGCAACTGGGCAAAACGTCGGATTGGAAGGATAAATTGCTGCTTGAATTTCCCAATACGTCCTACGCCCGACTGGTTGGTCGGGGTGCCGGTCAGACCAGTGGGTCAGAAACGCAGGCAGTAGCAGCATACACGCAGATTTACGACCTTTACAAAGCGAACAACCCCACCGAAGCACTGGCCCGGGCAGACAACGCATTAAGTACTTTTGTAGGTACTCAGTTGGAAGATAAACTGGCGTTATTACGGATTATTCTGATTGGAAAGGTTCAGGGCGTCGATCCGTACCGGCAGGCGCTGAACGAATTTGTCCGCGATTATCCCGGTAGCCAGTTGCTGCCCCGCGTGAAAGAAATGCAAACGCTGGCCAATCAGTCTAACCAGTTGCCACCAAAATAA
- a CDS encoding AtpZ/AtpI family protein translates to MENSSDQFDKNRSREAGKKTSLENATDKSRSIAQYSGIAFQMLGTIGLGVWGGMKLDEWQQNQRPIWTIVLALTAIGASLYLFIRQITQK, encoded by the coding sequence ATGGAAAACTCGTCTGACCAATTCGACAAAAACCGTTCCAGGGAGGCTGGAAAAAAAACTTCACTGGAGAACGCTACTGATAAAAGCCGGTCGATTGCCCAATACAGCGGCATTGCGTTTCAGATGCTGGGCACCATCGGACTGGGCGTCTGGGGCGGGATGAAACTCGACGAATGGCAGCAAAACCAGCGTCCCATCTGGACTATCGTACTGGCTCTAACGGCTATTGGTGCCTCCCTGTATTTGTTCATTCGGCAAATCACCCAAAAATAA